Sequence from the Dehalococcoidia bacterium genome:
GTGTACGTGGCCCTGGGGGAGACGCGGGACGCCGCTGTCATGGTGGTCGCGCTCGTGCCCGTCGTCGGCATCAACTGGGTGCTGGAGGTCCGCGCCCAGCAGACGCTTGGCAAGCTGCGGGAACATGCTTTGCCCCGCGCTCGCGTTTACCGGGATGGGACACTGCAAATGGTGTCCGTCGAGGAGCTGGTGCCCGGCGACGTGTGCGACCTCCGCGAGGGCGACGTTATTCCGGCGGACGCTGTCATACTGTCCGGCTCCGACCTGATCGCGGACGAGTCCGCGCTGACGGGCGAGTCGCTCCCCGTGAACAAGACGCCTTCTCCAGAAGGAAAGCCGGGCGGCCCCGAGAACGGCCTGCTCGCGGGTACAGTGCTGGTCTCGGGCCGCGCCGTAGCGCGGGTGTCGGTCACCGGGCCGCGAACGCAGTACGGTGAGGCCGGGGCGCTTGCCGCCCAGTCAAAGGTGGAGTTGACGCCGCTGGAGCAGGCCATTCGCCACCTGCTGCGGCGGCTGGGGCTGCTGGCCGCCGCGGTGTGTCTGACGGTGCTGGGGCTGGAGCTGGCGCGAGGCCACGGCCTGGGCCAGGCGCTCATCGCCGCGGTTGGCCTCGCCATCGCCGCCATACCGGAGGAGCTGCCCATCGTTTACACCCTGTACCTGGGCATTGGGGCGCTGCACCTCGCCCGCAGCCGGGCGCTGGTCCGGCGCCTGCAGGGCGTGGAGACTCTGGGGAGCACTACCGTCATCTGCACCGACAAGACGGGCACACTGACGAAGGGAGTGCTGCAAGTCGCCGCCCTGGTCGCGTCCCCCGATGTGATCTCGGCGGCTCCGGACTCCGCAAGGCGGAGCGAACTTCTGCGGGCCGCCGCGCTGGCCTGCGAGATAGATGCCTTCGACCCCCTGGAGCAGGTGATTCTGGCCTATGCCTCTTCTCACGGGTCCCCTTCGCAGGAGCTGTACACGGGCCGCCGCCTGGTGCACGAGTATGCCTTTGACCCCTCCACCAAGACTATGTCCCACGTCTGGCAGGAGTCTGACGGGACGCTGTGGCTCTACACCAAGGGCGCGCTTGAGGGCATACTGGAGCTTTGCGCCGTCACGTCCGCCGAGCGGGCCACGGCGCTGGCCGCGAACCGAGTTATCAGCGGCGACGGCATGCGGGCCATCGCGGTCGCCAGGAAGCGGTTGGATCGACTGACCGCGCGCAGGGAGGACGACGAGCACGGGGCCGCCTACCTGGGGCTGATCGGCTTCGCTGACGAGCCGCGACCCGAGGTGCGCGCCTCCATTCAGGAGTGCCAGAAGGCGGGCGTGCGCGTGGTCATGATCACCGGCGACCATCCGCTCACGGCCCACTGGGTGGCGGAGCAGGTCGGTTTGGACCACACGGACGACGGCATGCTCACCGGCCCCGAGATGGGGCGGATGGATGAGTCCGCATTCCGGCGTGCGCTGCGGAACGCCAACGTGCTGGCCCGCATTACGCCCGCCCAGAAGCACCGCGTGGTGCGCGCTCTCAAGGAGCAGGGCGAGGTGGTGGCCATGACCGGCGATGGCATCAACGACGTGGCGGCGCTGCGCGAGGCCCACGTGGGCATCGCCATGGGCAAGCGCGGGACGGAGGTGGCCCGCTCCGTGGCGACTCTGGTGCTTCTGGACGACAACTTCAAGACCATCGAGGCGGCGGTGCGCCTGGGGCGGCAGGTGTACGACAACCTTCAGCGCGCATTCCGCTATATCGTGGTCTTCCACATTCCCATTATTATCACCGCCCTGCTCATGCCTCTCCTGGGCGCGCCGCTGCTGCTCCGCCCGGTGCACCTCGTCTGGCTGGAGCTTGTCTTGCACCCTATCATCGCGCTGGTCTATCCCTCCGATCGTCCGGACAGCGACGCGATGCGCCGTCCGCCGCGCCGTCGCGACGAGCCTATCATATCCGGAGGGGTGTTCCGACGCCTGCTGGTGGAGGGCCTGCTGGTGACGCTGGCGGTGGACGGGAGCTATCTGCTCCTGCTGGGCAGGGGCGCGCCGGAGGCGGAGGCGCGGACAGTGGCGCTGGCTATCCTCGTCATCGCGCAGGTGTTCCTGGTGTTGATGCAGAGGTCGCCGGGCAAGCCGTTCTGGCGCAACTGGAAAGGCGGGAACAGGGTATTGCCCTGGGTGATGGTGGCTGCGCTGGGCAGCCTGGCGCTGCTGAGCTACGTGCCGCCGCTCGCCGCAGCCGCGGGCCTTGTCCCGCTGACTCCCGCCCACTGGGGGCTGGCCCTCGCGCTGACCGCGCTCGCCACACTGCCGCTGGAGGCGACGAAGGGGGCGTCCCGGAAGAACGCCCCCCTGGCGCGTTAGCTCAGCACTTCCGCCTTCGTGAGCCGCTCCACGTCGTTCTTCGGCAGGCCGAGAATCTCGCCGAAGACGAACGGGTTGTGCTCCCCGAAGAGCGGCCCGGGCCGCCGGATGCTGGCGGGAGTGCGCGAGAGCTTCCACGGAACGCCCACGTTCGTCTGCTTCCCCAGCACGGGGTGCTGGACGGTGACGTACGCGCCGCGCGCCTGCAGGTGCTCGTCCGCCAGCAGGTCGTCCATGCTCATCGAGGGCATGGCCGCCACGCTCGCTTTCTGAAGCAGGAGAGTAGCCTCATGGGGCGTGCGCTGCTTCGTCCACTGCGTGATGAGCGTGTCCAGCTCCGCTTCGTTCTTCTTCCGGGCGTAGGCGTCGGCGAAGCGCGGGTCTGACGCCAGTTCGGCGCGGCCCAGGACGCGGCACAGGGCGCGCCACTCGTCCTCAGTCCCCACCGCGATGCTGACCCACGAGTCGTTGTCCTTGCAGCGGTACACGTTGTGGGGCGCCATTATCGGATCGCGGTTCCCCTGGCGCATGGGGTTATGCCCGTTCATGGTGTACTCAAGGATCTGGTCGCCCACCAGGCAGGAGACGACCTCCCGCGACGCCATGTCAACAAACTGTCCCTGGCCGGTCTGGCGCCGATGGTACAGGCTGGCCACGATGGCGAAGGCCAGTGCGGACCCTACGCGCAGGTCAACGGAGTCCCGCAACATTGTAGGCGGGCCATCCTGGTAGCCCGTCAGGTAGCCCATTCCTCCCAGGGCGTTGAAGATGCCGGCGTAGCCGGCGAACTTGGACTCGGGACCAGTGGACCCGCCGTTTGCCGCTGAGAGAAGGATGATGGAGGGGTTGACGCGCCGCATGGCGTTGTAGCCCACGCCCAGGCGCTCCAGCACGTTGGGACGAAAGTTGTCCACCACGGCGTCGCAAACAGCTACCAGCGACAGGGCCAGCTTCTGGCCCTCGGGCTTGCTCAAGTCCAGGCGTATGCCCAGCTTGTTGAAGTTGAAGTCGTTCAGGTGCGGGCTGTTGTCGAAGCCCTCGTAGAGCGTGCTCATCCCGCGACGCATAAGGTCGAGACGCCGGACGGATTCCACCTTAAGCACTTCCGCGCCCAGGAAGCCCGCCAGCAGCGTGCCCTGCGGGCCGGCGGCGGCCCAGGTGAAGTCCAGGATACGGACGCCCGACAGGGGACCGGCTTGTTTATCTGTCATTGGTCAACTCCCTTACAAGTGCGAAGTGAGTGTTCTCCGTTGTGTCTGTCCGGAGTGGGTCGCGTGAGAGCGGAGGCGTCATCTCTAGATAATCCCCGTCTGCCGGAGTTGGACGAGCTCCGCGCGGGAAAGCCCCAGGCGGTCGCAGTAGACTGTCGCATTGTGCTGGCCCAGAAGAGGCGCGGGACGGTCGTACCGGGCCGGTGATGCCGGCATCTTGTAGGGCACCGTGGGATAGAGGAACCGTCCCGCCTCCGGATGATCAATTTCCGTGAAGAAGTTGCGATGGATGAGCTGTTTTGACTTGACCAGGTCCTCCGCATT
This genomic interval carries:
- a CDS encoding CoA transferase; this translates as MTDKQAGPLSGVRILDFTWAAAGPQGTLLAGFLGAEVLKVESVRRLDLMRRGMSTLYEGFDNSPHLNDFNFNKLGIRLDLSKPEGQKLALSLVAVCDAVVDNFRPNVLERLGVGYNAMRRVNPSIILLSAANGGSTGPESKFAGYAGIFNALGGMGYLTGYQDGPPTMLRDSVDLRVGSALAFAIVASLYHRRQTGQGQFVDMASREVVSCLVGDQILEYTMNGHNPMRQGNRDPIMAPHNVYRCKDNDSWVSIAVGTEDEWRALCRVLGRAELASDPRFADAYARKKNEAELDTLITQWTKQRTPHEATLLLQKASVAAMPSMSMDDLLADEHLQARGAYVTVQHPVLGKQTNVGVPWKLSRTPASIRRPGPLFGEHNPFVFGEILGLPKNDVERLTKAEVLS
- a CDS encoding cation-transporting P-type ATPase translates to MLTVTHGLTQEEARRRLSVHGRNVLVPEEKGAAWRRFLQPALDPMVMLLLIAAGVYVALGETRDAAVMVVALVPVVGINWVLEVRAQQTLGKLREHALPRARVYRDGTLQMVSVEELVPGDVCDLREGDVIPADAVILSGSDLIADESALTGESLPVNKTPSPEGKPGGPENGLLAGTVLVSGRAVARVSVTGPRTQYGEAGALAAQSKVELTPLEQAIRHLLRRLGLLAAAVCLTVLGLELARGHGLGQALIAAVGLAIAAIPEELPIVYTLYLGIGALHLARSRALVRRLQGVETLGSTTVICTDKTGTLTKGVLQVAALVASPDVISAAPDSARRSELLRAAALACEIDAFDPLEQVILAYASSHGSPSQELYTGRRLVHEYAFDPSTKTMSHVWQESDGTLWLYTKGALEGILELCAVTSAERATALAANRVISGDGMRAIAVARKRLDRLTARREDDEHGAAYLGLIGFADEPRPEVRASIQECQKAGVRVVMITGDHPLTAHWVAEQVGLDHTDDGMLTGPEMGRMDESAFRRALRNANVLARITPAQKHRVVRALKEQGEVVAMTGDGINDVAALREAHVGIAMGKRGTEVARSVATLVLLDDNFKTIEAAVRLGRQVYDNLQRAFRYIVVFHIPIIITALLMPLLGAPLLLRPVHLVWLELVLHPIIALVYPSDRPDSDAMRRPPRRRDEPIISGGVFRRLLVEGLLVTLAVDGSYLLLLGRGAPEAEARTVALAILVIAQVFLVLMQRSPGKPFWRNWKGGNRVLPWVMVAALGSLALLSYVPPLAAAAGLVPLTPAHWGLALALTALATLPLEATKGASRKNAPLAR